CCTGATTATCGCATCCAGGGAGAAAAGGACCGGCCAGCAGGATCAGTAATAGAAGGTTTGCCAAACAGTATATCCTTTTTCTATCCATTTCCATGTTCTCTCAAAAAACGTGCCGGTTTTTGCCTGACAATTGCCAGTGAACTGAGCAGCCCTGTCACCACAACGAAGGCCACGGTGAGAATAACCAGAATAAAAGAAGCGGTGATATCAGAAGAATAAGGTATCTCGAAGAAAAAGCGACAGAGAGCCCAGCTGCCCGCCTGAGCGAAAACCAATGCTGTAACCGCACTGAAAAGCCCAATCAATCCATTTTCATAGACAAAGAGTCGATAGACAAAAGCACCTCTGGCTCCAAGTATTTTGTAGTATACCGCCTCCCTTGTCCTGGCCAATCTGGTTGCCAGAATGGAACTGACCAGAATCAGCGCTCCTGCAATTATCGAAAATGCTGCGAAGAAATTTACAATCCCGGAGAGCTTTTCCATCAAAGACCCTATATTTTCAGCAGCTTCTGAAACATTGATAAAACTGATATTCGGGTATCTCTCCACTATTCTGCTCTGCAGCGTCGCGATTGCATCCTTTTCAATTTGCACTGCGCTGAAAAAGGTCTGCGGCGCCTCTTTTAACGAATCTTCGGGAAAGACAAAATAGAAAAAGGGATATAATCTCGACTTGGTTCTGCTGCGAATGCTGGTTACCTCGGCCTCCAGCTCCACCCCCTGGATATTGAAAAGCAATTTGTCGTGCATCTGCAGATCTCCCATCTCGACGACGGTGTCAAGAATGGAGACCGGCAGATCCGCCTTGTTGTCCCTGGTCTGCCCGAACAGAGAATCTCCTTCGACAAGAACCTCATCCTCGAGCAGATGATCCCGGTAGGTCAGGTTGAATTCCCTGGCAAAGTTATCCCGTTTTTTCCTCAGCTCTTCTTCACGATTGATATCTTCACCGTTTATAGCCACCAGCCTGGCGCGAATAATGGGGTACAGCGGTGGCGGCTCCTCGAAAAAGGCGGCAAAGCCCTCCCTTTGAGCCGGCTGGATATCGAGAAAAAAAAGATTGGGAGCATCCTCCGGATACGAATCGATGTAGGTTTGATGGAGATTGTGCTCAACCAGATAGATCGAGAAAAGCAGCGACAGTGCGGAAGCCAGGGTGACGATGATGGAGCGCGTCGCATTTCCCGCTCTGGTCATGCTCCTCAAGGCTTGGCGGAGACTCAACCGCTTGATGTTCAGCCTTGCTGCAATCTTGAAAAGCAGCGCAGACAGTAAGGAGATTACTCCGATGAAAAGCAGAACACCGGCCATGAACGCCAGGCTCAGAAATGGATCCTCCAACTGTCGTAAAACCAGCAGTGAAACCAAAATGAGGCCGGCACCTATGGTCAGATAAAAGACAACATCCCTGGCCACGTGTACCTTCTCCTTTCTGAAAATCGCCAGTGGCTTGATATTGCGGAGCCGATGGAGCGGCAGAAAGGTAAAAAGAAGAACGACGGCAAGCCCAAGGACGAGGCCTTCCATCAGATCCGCCGGCTGTATGATCGCCTGATCATAGATAGGCAGCAGCTCTTTGAACAGATAAGGAAAATAGAAAGCCAAACCTACACCGGCCGCAATGCCCAGAAACACGCCGACAATACCGAGCAGAAGGACGATGAGGAAATAATGGCGATAGAGAAATCGGCTAGTGGCCC
This Desulfopila inferna DNA region includes the following protein-coding sequences:
- a CDS encoding ABC transporter permease, coding for MIRKGILHKQFFWRELVHGWRHGLLFILCVALSLTTIAALNSFRGGVNRTLFQDARELHGGDIIVHSHYPFGAPLLSEIQRLEQEKKVTATRIHEFYSVVRSPVQESTLFAKIKAVERNFPLYGSIVLASGEPLSAVLQSGTVVVADDVLKRLGLQLGDVLAVGKEELRIVDVVVHESDSPVDFLDFGPRIFVSADDLEKIDLIGKGSRIQYEILLKAADDDELKELSAALQSVALEDRERVTTFHEAGSRIKRFFDNLLFFLSLISIFTLLLAGLGMQSCLTALIRQKEKTIAITRTVGATSRFLYRHYFLIVLLLGIVGVFLGIAAGVGLAFYFPYLFKELLPIYDQAIIQPADLMEGLVLGLAVVLLFTFLPLHRLRNIKPLAIFRKEKVHVARDVVFYLTIGAGLILVSLLVLRQLEDPFLSLAFMAGVLLFIGVISLLSALLFKIAARLNIKRLSLRQALRSMTRAGNATRSIIVTLASALSLLFSIYLVEHNLHQTYIDSYPEDAPNLFFLDIQPAQREGFAAFFEEPPPLYPIIRARLVAINGEDINREEELRKKRDNFAREFNLTYRDHLLEDEVLVEGDSLFGQTRDNKADLPVSILDTVVEMGDLQMHDKLLFNIQGVELEAEVTSIRSRTKSRLYPFFYFVFPEDSLKEAPQTFFSAVQIEKDAIATLQSRIVERYPNISFINVSEAAENIGSLMEKLSGIVNFFAAFSIIAGALILVSSILATRLARTREAVYYKILGARGAFVYRLFVYENGLIGLFSAVTALVFAQAGSWALCRFFFEIPYSSDITASFILVILTVAFVVVTGLLSSLAIVRQKPARFLREHGNG